The Oncorhynchus masou masou isolate Uvic2021 chromosome 8, UVic_Omas_1.1, whole genome shotgun sequence genome has a window encoding:
- the LOC135544469 gene encoding exosome complex component RRP4-like, whose protein sequence is MRRLNLQKTENMAADMRLPTFRKQVSLSPSLSALDGKDLVVPGDVITSDTGFMRGHGTYMDEEKLTASVAGEVERVNKLVCVRPLRTRFNGEVGDVVVGRITEVQQKRWKVETNSRLDSVLLLSSVNLPGGELRRRSAEDELTMRDYLQEGDLISAEVQSVFSDGALSLHTRSLKYGKLGQGVLVQLSPSLIKRQKTHFHNLPCGASIILGNNGFVWLYPAPGQQDEEAGGYYTSLEPVSLSDREVISRLRNCLLALGAHKVLLYDTSVLYCYESSLPHQIKDILKPEVMEEIVMVTRQKLVEQEG, encoded by the exons ATGCGCCGTTTAAATTTACAGAAGACAGAAAACATGGCTGCGGACATGAGATTACCAACTTTTCGGAAACAAGTATCGTTATCACCCTCCCTGTCTGCTTTGGATGGGAAAGATCTAGTTGTGCCCGGTGATGTGATTACATCAGATACAGGGTTTATGAG GGGTCATGGGACTTACATGGATGAAGAAAAACTAACAGCCTCTGTggcaggagaggtggagagggtgaATAAGCTCGTCTGTGTACGGCCGCTCAGGACCAG GTTCAATGGGGAGGTTGGAGATGTGGTGGTCGGAAGGATCACAGAG GTGCAACAGAAGCGCTGGAAGGTGGAGACCAACTCCAGACTGGACTCTGTGTTGTTGCTGTCTTCTGTCAATCTGCCCGGAGGAGAGCTG AGGAGACGGTCAGCAGAAGATGAGCTCACCATGAGAGACTACCTTCAGGAGGGGGACCTCATCAGT GCAGAGGTACAGTCTGTTTTCTCGGATGGAGCACTCTCTCTTCACACCCGCAGTTTAAAGTACGGAAAG CTGGGGCAAGGAGTTCTTGTGCagctatctccctctctcatcaaGAGACAGAAAACCCACTTCCACAACCTGCCGTGTGGGGCCTCCATCATCCTGGGCAACAATGGCTTTGTGTGGCTGTACCCCGCCCCAGGACAGCAGGACGAGGAGGCTGGAGGATACTACACCAGTCTGGAG ccggtctctctctctgatcggGAGGTGATCTCGCGGTTAAGGAACTGCTTGCTGGCCTTGGGGGCACACAAGGTGCTGCTGTATGACACCAGTGTGCTCTACTGTTACGAGTCATCACTCCCACACCAG aTCAAGGATATCTTAAAACCGGAGGTGATGGAGGAGATTGTGATGGTGACGCGTCAGAAACTGGTGGAACAGGAGGGTTAG